One genomic window of Vibrio rhizosphaerae includes the following:
- a CDS encoding ribulokinase, which yields MENRQQSEPCVIGLDFGSDSVRALLVNARSGAELASGVAEYPRWKEGKYCQPARSQFRHHPKDYLESMTQAIQDAVAQVSADIAHSVVGIGVDSTGSTPAPIDADGQVLALRPEFADNPNAMFILWKDHTSVSMAERINQLAHSNDFPDYTRYVGGIYSSEWFWAKAAWVSEQDAEVAQHAYSWVELCDWVPAILSGHQHPEQLRRGVCAAGHKVMWHESWGGLPSEAFLTAVSPTLAGLRERMYHDVYTADQVAGYLTDEWAAQLGLPAGIAIAVGEFDCHMGAVGAGAGAHDLVKVIGTSTCDILMVDPQQVADKAIAGICGQVLGSALPNMTALEAGQSAFGDIYAWYKRLLVWPVEQYLRDHPEVSFDLAEFENALIPQLTQAAAALEEGGNQALAVDWHNGRRTPNANQRLKGAIAELNLGSTAVDLFAGLVEATAHGAKAIVDCFVSQGVDVNRLIAIGGISQKSPYVMQTCANVIGREIVVAESEQCCALGAAIFAAVAAGVYATTQDAQTQMASPISRTYVPTATQSNLRESRYTMYRHLGQSLEQLSQDRLDDSLSKEDA from the coding sequence ATGGAGAATAGGCAGCAGAGTGAGCCCTGTGTGATTGGTTTGGATTTCGGTTCAGATTCAGTCCGGGCTTTATTGGTCAATGCTCGTTCCGGTGCTGAGTTGGCATCCGGGGTAGCAGAGTATCCCAGATGGAAAGAGGGCAAATACTGCCAACCGGCACGATCGCAGTTTCGCCATCATCCAAAGGACTATTTGGAGTCAATGACACAAGCCATACAAGATGCTGTGGCTCAGGTGAGTGCGGATATCGCGCACTCGGTCGTTGGGATCGGGGTGGATTCAACCGGTTCAACTCCCGCGCCAATTGATGCCGACGGGCAGGTATTGGCACTGCGACCGGAGTTTGCCGATAACCCGAACGCCATGTTTATTCTCTGGAAAGATCATACCTCGGTCTCTATGGCTGAACGGATTAACCAACTGGCACACAGCAATGACTTTCCTGATTACACCCGTTATGTCGGCGGAATTTATTCATCAGAATGGTTCTGGGCGAAAGCCGCTTGGGTGAGTGAACAAGATGCCGAGGTGGCACAACATGCCTACAGCTGGGTCGAATTGTGTGACTGGGTTCCCGCCATACTGAGTGGTCATCAGCATCCTGAACAGTTACGCCGGGGCGTTTGTGCCGCGGGGCACAAGGTGATGTGGCATGAGTCATGGGGCGGACTTCCCTCAGAAGCATTTCTGACTGCCGTTTCACCGACTTTGGCCGGATTACGGGAGCGGATGTATCACGATGTTTATACCGCGGATCAGGTCGCAGGCTATCTGACCGATGAGTGGGCCGCCCAGCTAGGGTTACCTGCCGGGATTGCCATAGCGGTCGGTGAGTTTGATTGTCACATGGGAGCTGTCGGTGCCGGGGCCGGGGCTCATGACTTAGTCAAAGTCATTGGTACATCGACCTGTGACATTTTGATGGTTGATCCCCAACAGGTTGCGGACAAAGCGATCGCCGGGATCTGCGGTCAGGTGCTGGGCAGTGCTTTGCCGAATATGACGGCGCTGGAAGCGGGGCAATCTGCATTCGGCGATATCTACGCCTGGTATAAACGGCTGTTGGTCTGGCCGGTTGAGCAGTATCTGCGTGACCATCCGGAGGTCAGTTTTGATCTGGCTGAGTTTGAGAATGCTCTGATCCCGCAATTAACTCAGGCAGCGGCTGCTTTGGAAGAAGGCGGTAATCAGGCGCTGGCGGTGGACTGGCATAATGGTCGCCGGACACCCAATGCCAATCAGCGGCTGAAAGGTGCAATTGCCGAGTTGAATCTTGGCTCGACCGCGGTTGATTTATTTGCCGGACTGGTAGAAGCAACCGCACATGGTGCGAAAGCGATTGTCGACTGCTTTGTCAGTCAGGGTGTGGATGTCAATCGACTGATTGCCATTGGCGGGATTTCGCAAAAATCACCTTATGTCATGCAGACCTGTGCCAATGTGATTGGCCGGGAAATTGTCGTGGCTGAATCTGAGCAGTGCTGTGCGCTGGGGGCCGCCATTTTTGCCGCCGTGGCTGCCGGTGTCTATGCGACGACCCAAGATGCTCAGACACAAATGGCAAGCCCGATCAGCCGGACTTATGTCCCGACAGCGACCCAGTCAAATCTGCGCGAATCGCGCTACACCATGTACCGCCATTTAGGACAGTCTCTTGAGCAGCTATCTCAGGATCGTTTAGATGATTCGTTATCAAAGGAGGATGCATGA
- the araC gene encoding arabinose operon transcriptional regulator AraC has translation MQDNPLKPGYNFDAHLVAGLTPIIEGDELDFTIDRPNGMKGYIINLTSKGEGTLFSGDQAISVGPGDLLLFPPTAAHYYHRKPDSVCWFHRWVYFRPRAFWHDWLNWQDEQHGVYITRGLDRTTIHHLERLFIDIEYTAKSDEPYRSDLSINLLEQLLIRCKSLQPDVVSKPLDPRVIEAMNYMTQNLNQDFTMEMVASHICLSPSRLGHLFREEMSMTITQWRDDQRISRAKQLLVTTNYSVNQIGRIVGYTDPLYFSRVFKRKSGVSPKRYREQIT, from the coding sequence ATGCAAGACAATCCGCTCAAACCCGGGTATAACTTCGATGCACATTTGGTGGCAGGGCTGACTCCGATTATTGAAGGAGATGAACTGGATTTTACCATTGATCGCCCCAATGGCATGAAAGGATATATTATCAACCTGACCAGCAAAGGTGAGGGCACGCTTTTTTCCGGTGATCAGGCAATCAGTGTCGGTCCCGGTGATTTACTGCTGTTTCCCCCGACGGCAGCGCACTATTACCATCGTAAACCAGACAGTGTGTGTTGGTTTCATCGCTGGGTCTATTTTCGTCCCAGAGCCTTTTGGCACGATTGGCTGAACTGGCAAGATGAGCAACACGGGGTGTATATCACCCGCGGGCTGGATCGAACCACAATTCACCATCTGGAGCGTTTATTCATCGATATTGAGTATACCGCCAAATCCGATGAACCTTACCGAAGTGATTTATCGATCAATCTGTTGGAACAACTGCTGATTCGCTGTAAGAGTTTGCAACCGGATGTGGTCAGCAAGCCGCTCGATCCACGCGTGATTGAAGCGATGAATTATATGACGCAGAACCTCAATCAGGATTTCACCATGGAAATGGTAGCCTCTCACATCTGTCTGTCTCCTTCGCGGTTGGGGCATCTGTTCCGTGAAGAGATGTCGATGACGATTACACAATGGCGGGATGATCAGCGCATCAGCCGGGCCAAACAACTGCTGGTGACCACCAACTATTCAGTCAATCAAATTGGTCGAATTGTCGGTTATACCGATCCCCTCTATTTTTCCCGGGTATTTAAACGGAAGTCAGGCGTCAGTCCCAAACGCTATCGGGAGCAAATCACCTAA
- a CDS encoding DMT family transporter, with the protein MNNEKQALLFGLSAVLLWSTVATAFKLTLAQLTPIQMLTVACFSSIVSLLMICTYQRQLRLIWPTFTANPVYFIVSGLINPLCYYLILFQAYHLLPASQAQSINYSWAMTLTLMAAIFLKQKIRKQDYLAAGLCYLGVLVIATRGNLLALDFESPVGVGLALLSTILWAGYWILNTRNTADPVVSLLLGFLVAFPCTLILSFYEHADWTHITVQGWLSAVYVGLFEMGITFFLWLSALKRTRHTARISNLIFISPFISLLLLSVIIQEQIHPTTIVGLVCIIAGLTIQQVTFKRDKTHQSTAP; encoded by the coding sequence ATGAACAATGAAAAACAAGCCTTGCTCTTCGGTCTTAGCGCAGTGTTATTGTGGTCCACTGTCGCGACAGCATTTAAGCTCACACTGGCACAGCTGACCCCGATTCAAATGCTGACCGTCGCCTGTTTCTCTTCGATTGTTTCGTTGTTGATGATTTGTACCTATCAGCGCCAGCTCAGGTTAATTTGGCCAACATTCACCGCCAATCCAGTTTATTTCATCGTTTCAGGATTGATTAACCCACTCTGTTATTATCTGATTCTGTTTCAGGCCTATCACCTGCTTCCCGCCTCTCAGGCCCAGTCGATCAATTATAGCTGGGCCATGACATTAACCCTGATGGCGGCCATTTTTCTGAAGCAAAAAATCCGTAAGCAAGACTATCTGGCTGCGGGGTTGTGTTATCTGGGGGTCTTAGTGATTGCCACCCGGGGCAACCTGCTGGCACTGGATTTCGAGAGTCCGGTGGGGGTTGGACTGGCCTTATTATCGACAATTCTGTGGGCTGGCTATTGGATTCTCAATACCCGGAATACGGCGGATCCGGTGGTGAGTCTGTTACTGGGATTCTTGGTTGCCTTTCCTTGCACGCTGATCCTGTCATTCTACGAGCATGCCGACTGGACGCATATCACCGTCCAAGGCTGGCTCAGCGCCGTTTATGTCGGATTGTTTGAAATGGGCATTACCTTCTTTCTCTGGCTAAGTGCACTCAAACGTACCCGTCATACCGCCAGAATCAGTAATCTGATTTTTATCTCTCCGTTTATTTCACTGCTGTTGTTATCGGTGATCATTCAGGAACAGATTCATCCGACGACGATTGTTGGGCTGGTCTGTATTATTGCCGGACTGACGATTCAGCAGGTCACGTTCAAACGAGACAAGACCCACCAGTCAACCGCACCATAA
- the araA gene encoding L-arabinose isomerase, with the protein MKIFDKKQIWFVTGSQHLYGPKVLQRVAADSHEMVAGLNAAADISVTVAEQEVVKTPDEILEVCRRANNDPDCVGLVLWMHTFSPAKMWIAGLSQLNKPFLHLHTQFNAALPWQDIDMDFMNLNQSAHGCREFGFIGTRLNLNRKVVTGHWQDVAVHRQIDDWCRAAVGIAEAQQLKVARFGDNMRQVAVTEGNKVSAQIKFGYEVHAYGLGELSERVNAVADNDVATLIDEYASTYEMAPGLLNDRDSLAILKQEARLELGMEQFLTEKGARAFANTFENLTGLTNLPGLATQRLMEKGYGYGGEGDWKTAAMVRMMKVMGQGKPGGTSFMEDYTYNFSERSQVLGAHMLEVCPSIAAARPKIEIHRHTIGCDCQIARMIFTGKSGPALNVSVIDLGDRFRMLVNTVDAVTPPQGLPNLPVAHALWEPHPSLEVAATAWIYGGGAHHTVYSQAVTVDMLSDYAEIAGIEMALIDSHTDLRQYKQDLKHNSLYYRLNGQI; encoded by the coding sequence ATGAAAATTTTCGATAAGAAACAGATCTGGTTTGTCACGGGTTCCCAGCATTTATATGGACCAAAGGTCTTGCAGCGTGTTGCTGCCGATAGTCATGAGATGGTTGCCGGACTGAATGCCGCAGCTGATATTTCGGTCACTGTGGCTGAACAGGAAGTTGTCAAAACACCGGATGAAATTCTTGAAGTGTGTCGCCGGGCAAACAATGATCCGGACTGTGTGGGACTGGTATTGTGGATGCACACGTTTTCTCCGGCCAAAATGTGGATTGCCGGTCTGAGTCAGCTCAACAAACCGTTCTTGCACCTACACACGCAGTTTAATGCGGCACTACCGTGGCAAGATATCGATATGGACTTTATGAACCTCAACCAGAGTGCACATGGTTGTCGGGAGTTTGGGTTTATCGGTACACGATTGAACCTCAACCGGAAAGTTGTGACCGGACACTGGCAGGATGTTGCGGTGCATCGTCAGATTGATGATTGGTGCCGGGCGGCTGTCGGGATTGCAGAAGCGCAGCAACTGAAAGTGGCACGCTTTGGTGACAACATGCGTCAGGTTGCGGTAACCGAAGGTAATAAAGTCTCTGCACAGATCAAGTTTGGCTATGAAGTGCATGCCTATGGTTTGGGTGAGCTGAGCGAGCGCGTCAATGCAGTTGCTGACAATGATGTAGCCACGCTGATTGATGAATATGCTTCAACTTATGAGATGGCGCCGGGTTTACTCAATGACCGTGATTCGCTGGCCATCCTCAAACAGGAAGCCCGCCTTGAATTGGGGATGGAGCAATTTCTGACTGAAAAAGGCGCACGTGCGTTCGCCAATACATTTGAGAATCTGACTGGCCTGACTAACCTTCCCGGACTGGCAACACAACGCTTAATGGAAAAAGGTTATGGTTATGGCGGTGAAGGGGACTGGAAAACCGCAGCGATGGTCCGCATGATGAAAGTCATGGGCCAAGGCAAGCCGGGCGGTACCTCTTTTATGGAAGATTACACTTATAATTTTAGTGAGCGGAGTCAGGTTCTCGGCGCACACATGCTTGAAGTCTGTCCGTCGATTGCCGCCGCTCGGCCAAAAATTGAGATTCACCGTCATACCATCGGTTGTGACTGTCAGATTGCCCGGATGATTTTTACCGGAAAGTCTGGCCCGGCGTTGAATGTCTCTGTGATTGATTTAGGTGATCGCTTCCGGATGCTGGTGAATACTGTTGATGCCGTGACACCACCACAGGGGTTACCGAATCTACCGGTTGCTCATGCGCTGTGGGAACCGCATCCAAGCCTTGAAGTTGCTGCAACAGCTTGGATTTATGGCGGTGGTGCTCACCATACGGTCTACAGTCAGGCGGTGACGGTTGATATGCTCTCTGATTATGCTGAAATTGCTGGCATTGAGATGGCGCTGATCGATTCACACACCGATTTGCGTCAGTATAAGCAAGATTTGAAACATAACAGCCTGTACTATCGGCTGAATGGCCAGATATAA
- a CDS encoding arabinose ABC transporter substrate-binding protein translates to MKTIRKTLAVAALAGTALLSASAHAFFGNDDDTLKLGYLVKQPEEPWFQTEWNFAEKAGKEYGFEVIKMAVPDGEKTLNAIDTLAASGAKGFVICTPDPKLGPAIMAKAKSYDLKVITVDDQFLNAKGKPMTNVPLVMMAASQIGQRQGQELYKEMQKRGWNPANSAVMAITADELDTARRRVDGSIAALKEAGFPANQIYRVPTKTNDIPGALDAANSLLVQYPNVKHWLVVGMNDNTVLGGIRATEGQGFDAQNVIGIGINGVDAVNELAKSKPTGFYGSLLPSPDVHGFKSIESLYKWVKDGVEPKKFVEVTDVVLITRENYKAELKKKGL, encoded by the coding sequence ATGAAGACGATAAGAAAAACACTCGCTGTCGCCGCTTTAGCAGGGACCGCACTCCTCAGTGCCTCTGCTCATGCTTTCTTTGGTAACGATGATGACACGCTCAAACTCGGTTATCTGGTGAAACAACCTGAAGAGCCTTGGTTCCAGACTGAATGGAATTTTGCTGAAAAAGCCGGTAAAGAGTATGGCTTTGAAGTGATTAAAATGGCGGTTCCCGATGGTGAGAAAACCCTCAACGCGATTGATACCCTTGCCGCGAGCGGTGCCAAAGGTTTTGTCATCTGTACCCCGGATCCGAAACTCGGGCCAGCGATTATGGCCAAAGCCAAAAGTTATGATCTCAAAGTGATCACAGTTGACGATCAGTTCCTCAATGCCAAAGGCAAACCAATGACGAATGTGCCCTTGGTAATGATGGCTGCCAGTCAAATCGGTCAGCGTCAGGGCCAAGAGCTGTATAAAGAAATGCAAAAGCGTGGCTGGAACCCGGCCAACAGCGCGGTCATGGCCATTACCGCCGATGAACTGGATACAGCCCGTCGCCGGGTAGACGGCTCGATTGCGGCACTGAAAGAAGCGGGCTTCCCTGCCAATCAGATTTATCGTGTCCCCACCAAAACCAACGATATCCCCGGTGCACTCGATGCCGCCAACTCACTGTTAGTGCAATACCCTAATGTCAAACACTGGCTGGTGGTCGGTATGAACGACAACACTGTTTTAGGTGGTATTCGCGCAACCGAAGGTCAAGGCTTTGATGCGCAGAATGTCATTGGTATCGGGATTAACGGTGTCGATGCAGTTAACGAACTGGCGAAATCCAAACCGACCGGCTTCTACGGTTCTTTACTGCCAAGTCCGGACGTTCATGGCTTTAAGAGTATCGAATCGCTGTATAAATGGGTCAAAGATGGTGTCGAACCGAAGAAATTCGTTGAAGTCACCGATGTTGTTCTGATTACCCGCGAGAACTACAAAGCCGAGTTGAAGAAAAAAGGACTGTAA
- a CDS encoding L-ribulose-5-phosphate 4-epimerase: protein MDVLREQVWKANMDLQKHNLVTFTWGNVSGVDRESGLVVIKPSGVAYEDLSPANMVVVNLAGQRVEGDLNPSSDTETHLELYRTYPEIGGVVHTHSMNATSWAQAGKPIPPLGTTHADYFYGHVPCTRSLSDAEIQQDYELNTGRVIVETIGQQEPLAVPGIIVKEHGPFSWGTTPDQAVHNAVVLETVAAMALKTLQINAGVDAINQTLLDKHYLRKHGKNAYYGQQEHHEK from the coding sequence ATGGATGTGCTGCGGGAGCAGGTCTGGAAAGCCAACATGGATTTGCAAAAGCATAATCTCGTGACTTTCACATGGGGTAATGTTTCCGGGGTTGACCGGGAATCCGGCTTGGTGGTGATTAAGCCGAGCGGGGTCGCTTATGAAGATCTGTCACCGGCAAATATGGTGGTGGTCAATCTGGCCGGTCAGCGTGTAGAAGGCGATCTGAATCCCTCTTCAGATACCGAAACCCATCTGGAACTCTATCGGACTTACCCTGAAATCGGGGGGGTGGTGCATACCCACTCGATGAATGCGACGTCTTGGGCTCAGGCCGGTAAGCCGATTCCTCCTTTAGGCACCACCCATGCAGATTATTTCTATGGTCATGTGCCGTGTACCCGTTCGCTCTCCGATGCTGAAATTCAACAGGACTACGAACTGAATACCGGCCGGGTGATCGTGGAAACCATCGGGCAACAAGAGCCGCTTGCCGTCCCGGGCATCATCGTTAAAGAGCATGGCCCGTTTAGTTGGGGGACAACGCCCGATCAGGCGGTACACAATGCTGTTGTACTCGAAACCGTGGCTGCAATGGCATTGAAAACACTGCAAATCAATGCTGGGGTGGATGCCATTAATCAAACATTGCTGGATAAGCATTACCTGCGTAAACACGGTAAGAATGCTTATTACGGACAGCAGGAACATCACGAAAAATAA